In one window of Labilibaculum sp. DW002 DNA:
- a CDS encoding Crp/Fnr family transcriptional regulator, which produces MKQNQILPNCNQLAEKFGERFQHLQREDMNLLFWDEDVHFFKRGSVIYSEGDSAKGCYFLFSGVLKVFKTGIEGKEQIIKFAKPGNLIGFRSVLSKERACTSAKVIEDTIVCFIPGNVLTKLIRENSDFAMELMEITCRELDEANDYITDIAQKTVRERLAEILVHLESTFGLTEDNTLKIALTREELANMVGTATESVIRLLSEFKSDKLIELNGRKIKILNSKALKKVGGIL; this is translated from the coding sequence ATGAAGCAGAATCAAATTCTTCCAAATTGTAATCAATTAGCCGAGAAATTTGGCGAACGATTTCAGCATCTTCAGCGTGAGGATATGAATCTTTTGTTCTGGGACGAAGATGTACATTTCTTTAAGAGAGGAAGTGTGATCTACTCTGAGGGAGATTCAGCAAAGGGATGTTATTTTCTTTTCTCAGGAGTTTTAAAAGTTTTTAAAACAGGAATTGAAGGGAAAGAACAAATTATAAAATTTGCGAAACCAGGTAATTTAATTGGTTTTAGATCCGTATTAAGTAAGGAACGTGCTTGTACTTCAGCGAAGGTAATTGAAGATACCATTGTATGTTTTATACCAGGTAATGTACTTACCAAGTTAATACGTGAGAATTCAGACTTTGCGATGGAACTAATGGAAATTACTTGCAGAGAATTGGATGAAGCGAACGATTACATTACAGATATTGCTCAAAAAACGGTTCGTGAACGTTTAGCAGAGATTTTAGTGCATTTAGAGAGTACTTTCGGTCTAACAGAGGACAACACACTTAAAATTGCATTAACACGCGAAGAATTGGCCAATATGGTTGGTACAGCTACAGAATCGGTTATTCGTCTCTTATCAGAATTTAAATCAGATAAACTGATTGAATTGAACGGTCGAAAAATTAAAATTCTAAACAGTAAAGCACTTAAAAAGGTAGGCGGTATTTTGTAA
- a CDS encoding OsmC family protein: MKHKVEMSWLGNLAYETDMDGHKMITDAGTEVGGEDRGFRPKKLMLTALAGCTGIDMALILKKMRVDVKDIKVSVEGELTEEQPSYYKNMHIVFEFFGTDLPHKKIERAVKLSEEEYCGVSALYKQAIPVTSEIIYHEE; this comes from the coding sequence ATGAAGCATAAAGTAGAAATGTCGTGGTTGGGAAATCTGGCTTACGAAACAGACATGGATGGACACAAAATGATAACCGATGCAGGAACAGAAGTTGGTGGCGAAGACAGAGGTTTTCGTCCAAAAAAACTAATGTTGACCGCTTTAGCTGGATGTACTGGTATTGATATGGCGCTTATCCTAAAAAAAATGCGTGTTGATGTGAAGGACATCAAAGTATCAGTTGAAGGTGAACTAACAGAGGAACAACCTAGCTATTACAAAAACATGCATATTGTTTTTGAATTTTTTGGAACCGATTTACCTCATAAAAAAATTGAAAGAGCCGTAAAATTATCTGAAGAAGAATATTGCGGTGTTAGTGCTTTGTACAAACAGGCAATTCCTGTTACTTCGGAGATTATTTATCATGAGGAATAG
- the pheS gene encoding phenylalanine--tRNA ligase subunit alpha, which produces MLDKIKNLLEELNGFSATTLEEVEQFRIKHLSKKGTIAALFGDFKNVPNEEKKAVGQLLNQLKTTALDKVNELKDSFTNSDFDKSGLDLSLPADSVKLGSRHPLSLVKNEIIEIFARLGFTISEGPEIEDDWHNFSALNFPEEHPARDMQDTFFIEKNPDILLRTHTSSVQAHDMAEMELPIRCLTPGRVFRNEAISARAHCIFHQIECLYIDENVSFADLKQTLSYFAKEFFGEKTEIRLRPSYFPFTEPSAEVDVTCSLCGGDGCNVCKGTGWLEILGCGMVDPNVLDLNGIDSKKYTGFALGMGIERITMLKYGIKDLRLFFENDIRFLEQFTAAGF; this is translated from the coding sequence ATGTTAGACAAAATAAAGAATTTACTTGAGGAGCTGAATGGATTTTCAGCAACGACACTAGAGGAAGTAGAGCAGTTCAGAATTAAACACCTGAGTAAAAAAGGAACAATTGCAGCTCTTTTTGGCGATTTTAAGAATGTGCCAAATGAAGAAAAGAAGGCTGTTGGACAACTTTTAAACCAGTTGAAAACAACTGCACTTGATAAGGTGAACGAATTGAAAGATAGTTTTACCAATTCTGATTTTGATAAGTCTGGTCTTGATTTAAGTCTTCCAGCTGATTCAGTTAAGCTTGGATCTCGTCACCCATTGTCATTGGTTAAAAACGAAATTATTGAGATTTTTGCGCGTTTAGGATTTACTATTTCTGAAGGACCGGAAATTGAAGATGATTGGCATAATTTCTCAGCATTAAATTTCCCGGAAGAACATCCGGCACGTGATATGCAGGATACTTTCTTTATCGAGAAAAACCCGGATATCTTATTGCGTACGCATACGTCATCTGTTCAGGCACATGATATGGCAGAAATGGAATTGCCGATTCGTTGTTTAACACCAGGTCGTGTATTTCGTAATGAAGCAATTTCTGCTCGTGCTCATTGTATTTTCCATCAAATTGAGTGTCTTTATATCGATGAGAATGTTTCTTTCGCTGACTTAAAGCAAACACTAAGCTATTTTGCTAAAGAATTCTTTGGTGAAAAAACAGAGATTCGTTTGCGTCCTTCATATTTCCCGTTTACTGAGCCTTCGGCTGAGGTAGATGTGACTTGTTCACTTTGTGGTGGTGATGGTTGTAATGTATGTAAGGGTACAGGTTGGTTAGAAATTTTAGGTTGTGGTATGGTAGATCCAAATGTTTTGGATTTAAATGGTATCGACAGTAAAAAATATACAGGCTTTGCACTTGGTATGGGTATTGAGCGTATTACTATGTTAAAATATGGTATTAAGGACCTTCGTTTGTTCTTTGAAAATGATATTCGTTTCTTAGAGCAGTTTACAGCAGCAGGATTCTAA